A genomic region of Lysinibacillus sp. 2017 contains the following coding sequences:
- a CDS encoding CaiB/BaiF CoA-transferase family protein, which produces MTILNGLKILDFCSLLPGPFATMMFADLGAEVIHIESERRVDLMRIMPPYDEDRESYIHQHLNRSKKSLKLNLKTPEGIDIVKKLVADYDIVIEGFRPGVMKRLGIDYETLRELNPRLIYCAITGYGQTGPYANRPGHDNNYLSVGGVLDHSRLKDKKPVAMGIQIADIAGGTMHAAVGVLAAALHREKTGEGKFIDVSMTDAMFAMNALYGSQYFGSGRPPQPEEEILNGGTFYDYYRTKDGRYFSVGSLEPQFRKLLCEALGIPELIDSTFNDSAYTQQRFKEAVKDAFCSKTFEQWLEIFNEDFHGCVEPVLTFDEACEHPQIMARNMLVDVPKPDGTMQRQIGTALKFDGVEPNYQFVGAKMGAHTEEILSQYGYSPEQIEQLSKDFILK; this is translated from the coding sequence ATGACAATTTTAAACGGTTTAAAAATACTCGACTTTTGTTCACTATTACCAGGGCCTTTTGCGACGATGATGTTTGCCGATTTAGGTGCAGAGGTTATCCATATTGAATCGGAGCGACGTGTGGATTTGATGCGTATCATGCCTCCATATGATGAGGATCGTGAATCTTACATCCATCAGCATTTAAATCGCTCAAAAAAATCGCTCAAGTTGAACTTAAAAACACCCGAAGGAATTGATATTGTAAAAAAATTAGTTGCCGATTATGACATTGTCATTGAAGGATTCCGTCCAGGTGTGATGAAACGTCTTGGCATTGACTATGAAACTTTGCGTGAGCTTAATCCGCGCCTTATTTACTGCGCGATCACAGGTTATGGGCAAACGGGTCCTTATGCAAATCGACCAGGTCATGATAACAACTATTTATCCGTTGGCGGGGTACTCGATCATTCACGTTTAAAGGATAAAAAGCCAGTAGCGATGGGCATTCAAATTGCAGATATTGCAGGTGGGACAATGCATGCAGCAGTTGGGGTGCTTGCGGCTGCATTACACCGCGAAAAAACAGGTGAAGGTAAATTTATCGATGTTTCGATGACAGACGCCATGTTTGCGATGAATGCGCTGTACGGTTCACAGTATTTTGGCAGTGGGCGCCCTCCTCAACCCGAGGAGGAGATTTTAAATGGCGGGACATTTTATGATTATTACCGCACAAAAGATGGCCGCTATTTTTCGGTGGGCAGCTTAGAGCCACAGTTCCGAAAATTACTTTGTGAGGCGCTCGGGATTCCAGAGTTAATCGATAGTACCTTTAATGATTCTGCCTATACACAGCAACGCTTTAAAGAAGCGGTAAAGGATGCATTTTGTTCGAAAACATTTGAGCAATGGCTAGAAATTTTCAACGAGGATTTCCATGGTTGTGTGGAACCGGTACTGACATTTGATGAAGCCTGTGAACATCCGCAAATCATGGCACGCAATATGCTCGTCGACGTACCAAAACCAGACGGCACGATGCAACGTCAAATCGGCACCGCTTTAAAATTTGACGGTGTTGAGCCAAATTATCAATTTGTTGGGGCTAAAATGGGGGCACATACAGAGGAAATTTTATCGCAGTACGGCTACTCCCCTGAACAAATCGAGCAGCTATCAAAAGACTTCATTTTAAAATAA
- a CDS encoding CAP-associated domain-containing protein, which produces MKKFSIMMATFIPIIFSITLIVTQAAKSSNWKSYSNIANNKEWSITFNQLIDPNSISNNVYLVDSNNSKVAITANASGKVLKVKPTANLNYNAHYKIVVTDNLKSTKGKAMNQEIIIPFTTMKHATSATTAVKTFSSEYDLTWNMPSSDYKQFYLAGTKSDETVGGYETRAGQTVFGIKVGASRDTVKAKYGAPISSIQKNNVKYTQKYVDKYSQETSGTYLIDNQYVTFFYDAQKNYTVRSATWVNADTEMSKPGFFATPSAELRDGLENLMVELINQARVAEGLNALTYTPKYNSIARKHSTSMADNNYFGHVDLNNLRGGDRMRNGGISYNWWGENLAYGQYSAIYAHEALMNSLGHRENILRKEFTHVFVGVDFNSKNQPYFTMNFYSL; this is translated from the coding sequence ATGAAAAAATTTAGCATTATGATGGCAACCTTCATTCCTATAATTTTTAGTATTACATTAATCGTTACACAAGCTGCAAAATCTTCTAATTGGAAATCCTATTCAAATATAGCAAACAACAAAGAATGGTCGATTACATTCAACCAATTGATCGATCCGAATTCAATCTCAAACAATGTTTATCTGGTAGATAGTAACAATTCAAAAGTTGCCATTACAGCAAATGCTTCTGGCAAAGTATTAAAGGTAAAACCAACTGCCAATTTAAACTATAATGCCCACTATAAAATTGTCGTAACAGATAATTTAAAGTCAACGAAGGGGAAAGCCATGAATCAAGAAATTATCATTCCATTTACAACGATGAAACACGCTACTTCCGCTACTACTGCCGTTAAAACGTTTTCTTCAGAATATGATTTAACTTGGAACATGCCCTCTTCTGATTATAAGCAATTCTATTTAGCCGGCACAAAAAGTGATGAAACCGTTGGCGGCTATGAAACACGCGCTGGTCAAACAGTATTTGGCATCAAAGTCGGTGCTTCTCGTGATACCGTTAAAGCAAAATACGGTGCGCCCATTTCTAGCATCCAAAAAAATAATGTGAAGTATACACAAAAATACGTCGACAAATATAGCCAAGAAACAAGCGGGACGTATTTAATCGACAATCAATATGTCACATTTTTCTATGATGCACAAAAAAACTACACAGTGCGTTCGGCTACTTGGGTAAATGCCGATACTGAAATGTCAAAGCCAGGATTTTTTGCAACACCATCTGCCGAGTTACGTGATGGTCTTGAAAATTTAATGGTGGAATTAATTAACCAAGCACGTGTTGCTGAAGGCCTAAACGCTTTAACTTACACGCCAAAATACAATTCCATCGCACGTAAACATAGTACAAGCATGGCCGATAACAATTACTTCGGTCATGTGGACTTAAACAATTTACGTGGTGGCGACCGCATGAGGAACGGCGGCATCTCTTACAACTGGTGGGGAGAAAATTTAGCGTACGGTCAATACAGTGCGATTTATGCACATGAAGCGCTTATGAATTCACTTGGTCACCGTGAAAATATTTTACGTAAAGAATTTACACATGTATTCGTTGGCGTAGACTTCAACAGCAAAAACCAACCATACTTCACCATGAACTTCTATTCTTTATAA
- a CDS encoding sensor histidine kinase KdpD: protein MKWKLTNRFLMTILTIVFIVIVVNVLLLFVILYKEATSSVGGANDEKAEVFTTDFKQYISLDNQVPIVSEAGLTALKNRNAWMQILDENGSEVAEYFSPEEAPTHYRPIDMIQHYKYQEFDGMTTIYVSNFEQYSYILGIVDPEVSRHTFTLKGYTVLQMISKYLLYIVIVDLIIALIAGLMFGSLLTKPLYAMIDGIQQLKNRDFHLRKVKRPGIYKQVFTNLQDVSTELGKQEAERKKLEQIRNEWISNVSHDMKTPLASIQGYAELLNDSAVTDAERMEYAQVIERKSIYMRELIDDFNLTMKLRQQEMPLQLANVRVEKLLRDLVIDVLNDPQFSMREVIFESTAPELVLKLDEHLMKRALLNFIVNAFIHNDDNTVVTVLLKVTENNHATIEIRDNGRGMNTEVLANVFERYYRGSNTENIRGTGLGTAIARDIIVAHGGEVTINSVEGSGTVVRVEI, encoded by the coding sequence ATGAAATGGAAATTGACGAATCGCTTTTTAATGACCATTTTAACGATTGTGTTCATTGTCATTGTTGTCAACGTGCTGCTGCTGTTCGTCATTTTATATAAAGAGGCAACAAGTAGTGTCGGAGGGGCAAACGACGAAAAAGCCGAAGTATTTACAACCGATTTTAAGCAGTATATATCACTAGACAACCAAGTACCCATCGTCTCAGAAGCCGGGTTAACCGCGCTGAAAAATCGCAATGCCTGGATGCAAATTTTGGATGAAAACGGAAGCGAAGTAGCCGAATACTTTTCACCAGAAGAAGCACCAACTCATTACCGTCCAATCGATATGATTCAGCACTATAAATACCAGGAGTTCGATGGGATGACGACCATTTATGTCAGTAATTTTGAACAGTACAGCTATATACTTGGCATTGTGGACCCGGAAGTTTCTCGTCACACGTTTACACTAAAAGGCTATACGGTGCTACAAATGATTTCAAAATACTTATTGTATATTGTCATTGTTGATTTAATCATAGCGCTCATTGCGGGGCTGATGTTTGGCTCGTTGTTGACGAAGCCTCTGTATGCAATGATAGACGGGATTCAACAGCTGAAAAATCGTGATTTTCACTTACGTAAAGTAAAACGCCCTGGTATTTATAAGCAGGTGTTTACGAATTTACAAGACGTTTCGACAGAGCTTGGTAAGCAGGAAGCCGAGCGTAAAAAGCTTGAGCAAATACGCAATGAGTGGATTAGTAATGTGTCACATGATATGAAAACGCCACTCGCTTCCATTCAGGGCTATGCGGAGCTTTTAAATGATTCAGCTGTAACCGACGCTGAGCGCATGGAATATGCCCAAGTGATTGAACGAAAATCGATTTATATGCGGGAACTCATTGATGATTTCAATTTAACGATGAAGCTGCGCCAGCAAGAAATGCCGCTACAATTAGCGAATGTACGTGTTGAAAAGCTACTACGGGATTTAGTTATTGATGTATTGAACGACCCACAGTTTAGTATGCGGGAAGTGATATTTGAAAGTACTGCACCCGAGCTTGTGTTGAAACTTGATGAGCATTTAATGAAGCGTGCGCTACTCAACTTTATCGTCAATGCGTTCATTCATAATGATGATAATACGGTCGTGACAGTCCTGTTAAAAGTAACTGAAAATAATCATGCCACAATCGAGATTCGTGATAACGGGCGCGGCATGAACACGGAAGTATTAGCGAATGTATTTGAACGTTATTACCGTGGTTCGAATACCGAAAATATACGTGGCACAGGACTTGGCACTGCGATTGCGCGTGATATTATTGTGGCGCATGGTGGCGAGGTAACCATTAATAGCGTAGAGGGTTCAGGGACCGTTGTGCGGGTAGAGATTTAA
- a CDS encoding response regulator transcription factor yields MEQPRILIVDDEADLRNLMKAALKKEGFTDIEMASSVEEGWHTFEQFDPTIALLDVMLPDGDGYELCRRIREISHIPVLFLSAKSDEVDKILGLAIGGDDYITKPFSPKEVAFRVKAQLRRLGFTQNVAAPVDNAIVCGPFEMNADETEIKKDGQLLELTAKEVGLMACFMRNPNRILSKETLFERAWHEEFFGSDNTLMVHIRRLREKVENDPSKPTFITTVKGLGYKFIV; encoded by the coding sequence TTGGAGCAACCGCGAATTTTAATCGTTGATGATGAGGCGGATTTACGCAATTTAATGAAAGCCGCGCTAAAAAAAGAAGGCTTTACGGATATTGAAATGGCGAGCTCAGTCGAAGAAGGTTGGCATACTTTCGAACAGTTTGACCCAACAATCGCTCTGCTAGATGTAATGCTGCCAGATGGTGATGGTTACGAGCTATGTCGGAGAATCCGTGAAATCTCCCATATTCCCGTGTTGTTTTTATCCGCAAAGTCCGATGAGGTCGATAAAATTTTAGGACTTGCCATTGGTGGCGATGATTATATTACGAAGCCGTTTAGTCCAAAAGAAGTCGCATTCCGCGTGAAGGCACAGCTACGTCGTCTTGGATTTACACAAAACGTAGCCGCGCCTGTAGACAATGCTATTGTATGCGGCCCCTTTGAAATGAATGCCGACGAAACGGAAATAAAAAAGGACGGGCAGCTGCTTGAGTTAACCGCGAAAGAAGTCGGATTAATGGCCTGCTTTATGCGTAATCCGAATCGCATTTTAAGTAAGGAAACTTTGTTTGAGCGCGCATGGCATGAAGAATTTTTTGGATCGGATAATACACTGATGGTGCATATTCGTCGCCTACGTGAAAAGGTTGAAAACGATCCTTCGAAGCCGACGTTCATTACGACGGTGAAAGGCTTAGGCTACAAATTCATCGTTTAA
- a CDS encoding acetamidase/formamidase family protein has translation MIEENNESVETIYPEEPTVQAVETLFVNEFTDGVLNPNAPMLGPLKDGGTIIANTAPGCWGPMITPAIRGGHEVTTPVFVEGAEVGDALVIQIKSIQVTSIATSSGTDEAQSDRFIGDPFVKVKCPGCGKLHPQTIVQGIGQEAIKCATCGTDTTPFKLSNGYTMTFNPKGEIGLTVGKEAARRIAQNAKSFMRTPEKSIQNPATAFAPSDLIGLMARMRPFVGQLGTTPSKAMPDSHNAGDFGTFLIGAPHEFTMTEDELDIHRTDGHMDISRVREGAVLICPVKVPGGGVYVGDMHAMQGDGEIAGHTTDVSGIIQLQVSVLKKVTIEGPILLPNVEDLPYTAKPFTKEEKRIARDLAEEYGVKQIEDSFPLSIVGSGANLNGATDNALERAAKLFDLPVEEVKNRATITGSIEIGRHPGVVTATMQMPKSLLKKARIFKPIKRQYDC, from the coding sequence ATGATAGAGGAAAATAATGAATCCGTAGAAACAATCTATCCAGAGGAGCCAACCGTACAAGCGGTAGAAACATTATTCGTTAATGAGTTTACAGATGGTGTGCTAAATCCGAACGCGCCGATGCTCGGACCTCTAAAAGACGGCGGTACGATTATTGCCAACACGGCTCCAGGTTGCTGGGGGCCTATGATTACACCTGCTATTCGTGGGGGTCATGAAGTAACAACGCCTGTATTTGTAGAAGGTGCAGAAGTAGGCGATGCACTTGTGATTCAAATTAAATCGATTCAAGTAACATCGATTGCTACTTCTTCAGGTACAGATGAAGCGCAAAGTGATCGTTTTATCGGCGATCCGTTCGTTAAGGTGAAATGCCCAGGTTGCGGGAAATTACATCCACAAACGATCGTACAAGGTATCGGCCAAGAAGCAATAAAATGTGCAACATGTGGTACAGATACCACGCCGTTTAAATTATCAAACGGTTATACGATGACGTTTAATCCGAAAGGGGAAATCGGCTTAACAGTTGGTAAAGAAGCAGCCCGCCGCATTGCGCAAAATGCGAAAAGCTTTATGCGTACACCTGAAAAATCGATTCAAAATCCTGCTACGGCTTTCGCACCTAGTGATTTAATCGGGCTGATGGCCAGAATGCGTCCATTTGTAGGACAGCTTGGGACAACACCGTCAAAAGCAATGCCTGATTCGCATAATGCAGGGGACTTCGGAACGTTCTTAATTGGAGCACCGCATGAATTTACAATGACAGAGGACGAATTAGACATTCACCGTACAGATGGTCATATGGACATTAGCCGAGTGCGTGAAGGGGCTGTCCTTATTTGCCCAGTAAAAGTCCCAGGTGGTGGTGTGTATGTAGGCGATATGCACGCAATGCAAGGCGATGGTGAGATTGCGGGTCACACAACAGATGTGTCAGGAATTATTCAGCTACAAGTAAGTGTACTTAAAAAAGTGACAATTGAAGGACCGATTTTATTACCAAATGTTGAGGATTTACCTTACACTGCGAAACCATTTACAAAAGAAGAAAAACGCATTGCACGCGATTTAGCAGAAGAATATGGCGTGAAGCAAATAGAAGATAGCTTCCCATTATCGATTGTAGGCAGTGGTGCCAATTTAAATGGCGCGACAGATAATGCATTAGAGCGCGCGGCAAAATTATTTGATCTACCTGTTGAGGAAGTTAAAAACCGTGCAACGATTACTGGCTCTATCGAAATTGGACGTCATCCAGGTGTTGTAACCGCGACGATGCAAATGCCAAAATCACTCTTGAAAAAAGCACGAATCTTCAAGCCAATTAAACGTCAATATGATTGTTAA
- a CDS encoding Fe-S-cluster redox enzyme, with product MLLFFDEQLFQRTNGHTGEKLEKALDEHFQHALQEQTIWGQALNSAEFLIEQDRAERFCFQLLKNYWGKVNLFFYDSFHEANFNIETANEKIQHFFDNPQNKQPLFQFLQVHGEVQFAQVVEFIFSKPISAPITPTGLDKISVYKVNDRFLIQPIYSEHTAFWETIYAKKMYSLFLQQSLQKMDRPVELMQIFKRQLKSEVSINRAATILHKLIQHIDYENPRSYALKQLHLLNVCTHFTSGRRHMLKLRKCIQTLQRSWSTGNFALNDKEHTLLGYMLFQEAIFKKDYEHIIEHGMYLIEGERLNDHAIELVVEYEDVLSSMNPQPSALVKNYRANYLEHVFYVLIDTLVKQEQLSKAFELMKDYELATCTVLFKLLNSHNLEEELHKIEATVQQDIAVLVDGSAQIIRESLATWQDNYLAKKGPYYAIAEMTSQHICNLLKILFHEEEDLLVEKLLYVYKKYLFIPSHLHHFRQFIEQRITIPV from the coding sequence GTGTTGCTTTTCTTTGATGAGCAGCTCTTTCAACGTACGAATGGACATACTGGGGAGAAACTAGAAAAAGCGTTGGACGAACATTTTCAACATGCACTACAGGAACAAACGATATGGGGACAAGCGCTAAATAGTGCAGAATTTTTAATCGAACAAGACCGGGCTGAACGATTTTGCTTTCAATTACTCAAAAATTATTGGGGGAAAGTGAATTTGTTTTTTTACGATTCTTTTCATGAAGCCAATTTTAATATCGAAACGGCGAACGAAAAAATCCAGCACTTTTTTGATAATCCACAAAATAAACAACCGCTCTTTCAATTTTTACAAGTTCACGGGGAAGTACAGTTTGCTCAAGTCGTTGAATTTATTTTTTCGAAGCCGATCAGTGCACCGATAACACCAACAGGGCTCGATAAAATTAGTGTTTATAAAGTAAACGATCGCTTTTTAATCCAGCCAATTTATTCAGAGCATACGGCATTTTGGGAAACGATTTATGCGAAAAAAATGTATTCCCTATTTTTACAGCAGTCACTGCAAAAAATGGATCGGCCTGTTGAGCTAATGCAAATTTTTAAAAGACAGCTAAAAAGTGAAGTAAGCATAAACCGCGCGGCAACGATTTTACATAAGCTTATTCAGCACATAGATTACGAAAATCCGCGCTCTTACGCATTAAAACAGCTACATTTACTCAATGTTTGTACGCATTTTACGAGTGGACGAAGACATATGTTGAAGCTAAGAAAATGCATTCAAACACTGCAACGAAGCTGGTCAACGGGGAATTTCGCGTTAAATGACAAAGAACATACGTTACTTGGGTATATGCTCTTTCAAGAGGCCATCTTCAAAAAGGATTATGAGCATATTATTGAACATGGTATGTACTTGATTGAGGGTGAGCGCTTGAATGACCATGCCATTGAGCTTGTTGTCGAATATGAAGATGTGCTCAGTAGTATGAATCCACAGCCGAGTGCGCTTGTAAAAAATTATCGCGCAAATTATTTGGAACATGTTTTTTACGTGTTAATCGATACACTCGTCAAGCAAGAACAGCTTTCTAAAGCGTTTGAACTGATGAAAGATTACGAACTTGCGACGTGTACGGTACTATTTAAATTGTTAAATTCGCACAATTTGGAAGAAGAACTTCATAAAATTGAAGCGACCGTTCAACAAGATATTGCCGTGTTAGTGGACGGCTCCGCCCAAATTATTCGCGAATCGCTTGCGACGTGGCAAGACAATTATTTAGCTAAAAAAGGCCCGTACTATGCCATTGCAGAAATGACGTCACAGCATATTTGTAATTTATTGAAAATACTATTCCACGAAGAAGAAGATCTTTTAGTAGAAAAGTTATTATACGTTTATAAAAAATATCTTTTCATCCCATCACATTTGCATCATTTCCGACAGTTTATTGAACAACGAATTACGATACCGGTATAA